The Serinus canaria isolate serCan28SL12 chromosome 8, serCan2020, whole genome shotgun sequence DNA window cacGAGCCTGATTCTGCCCTTCGCAGTAGAGGCTCTTGTTCCCACCTCCACACAACACTCCTCAGGATAAtcctccctttttcctcctccactgCACGAATCGTTTCCACCAGGACACCACAACAGTTGCTTTATTGAGGCCACGCTgactccagcacagcagagacacCGTAAAAGATGCAATtagcctggcacagctcccttcAGCAAACCAACAGGGCCCTTTTATTCCACTTACTTTGCACCATTCTTTCCTGTTGCAACCCAGTCCAAAGCCCTGTGGAGGGCATGGGCTCAGCATGCCAGAGGCTGCCCAGCACCATTTGCACAGTGGTACAGGCACAttgaaaaggtttttatttctaCTCTGTGCCTTCCCCCAGTGGTGGCTGAAGATGGCCATAGTATTTCATGGCAGGGCAGTCCAGCACGGGGCACTGgcccctccctgctcacagccagcaAGCCATGACACCATACATGGGACAGGCCCCTGGCAGAAGCAGCATGCCAGTGGCCCAACATGCTGGTTTGGGGCCCAGCCAAGGAGCAAGAGTCCAAGTTCCAGAGTCAGGGtgaaagagctgaaatcagttaacaaaaaagggaagaagcaaGGTCTGTGATTTGTCAGGCAAAAGGTTCAAAGTCATCCCTCTATGTATTGAGGTGGGATGGAGCATAATTGtgtcctggctggcagctgTTGTGTCTCCTGAAGGAGAGACAGCTCTTCTTACCCCCTTCTGTgtctgctcccccagcctggcccccTTTTCCATCAGCAGAGGAAGGTGCATTAGATAAGGCCAGCTGCTCACAGTTGTGATAATCTTTCTGTGCCTGTAGGATTCATGTGATGGCTGGGCGGGTCCCCTTGGGCACAGACCGGGCTGCAGTGGCAGGTGAGATGGAAACCACCTTCATTGAGAATCTCAAATACACTGCTGACCTCCTGTCCCAGGTAAGTGGGAAATGGGTCCTGCTTTGTGTGTGCAGCTCTTAGGATACCTAAGATGGGGAATATCccaccagcctggcacagggaagttttgcttcctgctgcagagatgaCAGGGTGCTCCGCAGGGTGACATTACTGTGTTACAGGAAGACATGATTGGACTGTTGGAGCCTATCAACAACCGTATCACTGACCCTCGCTACTATCTGAACACCCCACACCAAGGTAAGCCAGACAACAACAGTCTCCTTTAGAGGAGAAGGATCTCCAGAGTCTGAAAGAGGTTGCCTCACAAGAAGGGAGATGCTGAAGGAGCACAGTTGATAAAGGGGGTCCTGGGACTTCTTTGCAAAGCTTCCACCCTGGGGGCGATAGTTTCTCATTACTTGTCCCCTTAGCTGCTGCCATCCTGGAGAAAGTGGGACGGCCCAACCTGAAGCTGCAACTGGTGAGTCAGCATTGAAGCTCTCACAGAGAGAAACTTGCACAGGTCCCAGAGGAGTTCTGGGGGCCATGGGCTTGTTATACCCTCTAGAGGACACTGGACAGGGACCATAGCACAGCTGTCCTTAACTGCTCACTGCTGACCAGCTGCACCCTCCATTTTTCTGTCTCACCTCCAGGACCTTTTTCACTGCCAGATCATGGATGGCAATTTGTCACGCAACCTGGAGACATACTTCCCACTCATCGGTAACACCCTGCACCCTGCACCCAGACCACTGGGGAGTGGCTTTGAGAGGGGGCCTCCTactccaggctctgctgtaGCTGGCTGGGAGTGTGGGGCTGCCCTTGGGTCACCTTGTCTCATGGCCAAAGAAgactgcaggcagggctgccttggGCATGgtctctccccttccctccctaGGTCATATTCAGATTGCACAGGTACCAGGGCGGCACGAGCCCGATAGCCCTGGGGAGGTGAACTTCCCCTACATCTTCGAGCTCCTGGAGTCCCTCGGCTACACTGGCTACGTGGGGTGCGAGTATGCTCCAACGGGTGAGTGGGCCTGCAGGTCTGAGCCCCACAAGCAGGGCCAAGCACAGACCAGCTGGCTGGGTACTGTGCAAAGACAGGCAGGACCTGGGGGGCACAGGTAGTGGGTGTCATCCCTACCTGGGGATGAGGGCTCTGTCCTGAACAGAAAcggctccagctgcagcagaccttgtctgtcactgcaggagACACCCTGGAAGGTCTGGGCTGGCTGCGATCCTACTGGGAAAGCCGAGGGCTGCAGCACGGTGggaccagcaaggcagccaagTAAAACTAGAAAACCATGAGAATAAAAGACAAAGCAATGGCTTAACAGAGGAGCATGTGTCTTCTCTAGGACTAGGGGAGTGTGGTAGGTGGGATTATTTCCTAGAATGAGGTTAGGACCATCTATGTaatttcccttccccagcatcTACTGGGCCATCCCAAGCTGTTGGACCCTCATCTACACAAGTCCCACCTGTAGCATGTTCGATTTAGTGATGGCTCAGGGACCACTGTAGGTGACTCCAGGCACACAGAAAACTTTCACTTCCAGGCTGCAGGGCTCCCTGGACTGGAAACCAGGGAGAGGTTTCCAGTCTCCCCAATGAGGGGAGCATTCCAGCTGGTGCCTGAAGTTGTAGAAAGAACACTTTGGACTTTCAGGTACTGAAGTTCTCAAAGCTGTtgccagtgcccagcactgacTGCAGCAAGGCTGCAAGTGAAGCGAGCAGTCCCCTTCCAGGCTGTCTGATCCAAGGTaacaggctgggagctgcctgcacaTGGATACTCAAGGCTgactgccctgctgctcctgctctggtggCAAGCGTAAGATTTCGGATCAAACCCAGCCAGCCCCAtagccagggctgctctgcatcCTCCACAGGCAGCTTTCCACAGCCTACAGCAACTGAGCAGGGATCTGGTTCAGTTTATTTCACAGATAGACCAATGGCTCAAATGTACACCTCCATAAAAGCTTCCTGTGATCCAGTTCACCCTTCCTGTCCCATTCTTGCTCtcccaaggaaagcaaaaggcCAGAAGCTGTTGTCCTCACCGCCAGTCAGGCAGCCTTGCACTCAGGAGTCTTTCCTCCTGAAGCCAGAGCActgtgcagtgctgccctgggcagaagATGGTGCCATGCACGCTCCTCAGTGCCTTCCCAACAGGCAGAACTCACCTATGCTTGCCAAAGCGGTGTCCCTGAGAGTTCTGcttcagccaggctgcagcagccaagtTCCTGCCCTTCTGTTTGGTTCAAGGCCATTTAGTATCAAACCCAGTGAAAACAGCACACAAGGGCCATACGAGCCAGCGAGGAGGTCACATCCCCAGGCTCCTCGGTCAGCAGCCACAGGTGCCGCTGGCAGCgctgcctgcagtgcccacGCACAGGTCCCCCCAGAGACCCGCTCTTCCCCACGGTCACCAATGGCACGGCCGTGCCGAGGTCGGAATAGGCGCTGCTCCGGGACGCGGGTGCCGGTGCTAGAGCAGGCCTGTCCACAGGTTGAAGCAGGCAGTGTTGATAACTGACTCCAGGTGATGGTATGTGGACACAAGCTGTGGCAGAGGACTCTCGCTGTtctggggctgcactgggaaCGGCTCCCGGAAAACCACAGTGAGGCTCTGCCAAGAGGGAGAAGAGGGTCAGGATGCAGACAAGCACTGTGCAATCCCTAGCCTAGGTGTGTGAACACTTTTTTGGCAGTGTTAGGCAAATACTGGGAGAAATCCCAAAATGCCAAAGGCACTAAAATAGTGCCTCTTCCTGTGACAGCATGTTTGAGCCTCCTCCCAATTTTTCTGCTCGAAATTCAGTGCAAGGACTTGCCCACTCTGTCCCAGCTCTCATGCATCTGCAGTTTCACCaatcctggcagcagccacaggagaggAGGGGATCCTACTGCCTCCACAATAACAGGAGCTTCCAGGGAAATTAGAGGgaaatttcttcttctaaagGAAAGAGTAGGAGTGCAACAaatggggaaggggaggagatTAAATGTAATAACCGCAAtcctaaaaataaatgctgcctGCTCCACTCTGACTAGTGACTGTACTGAAAAGGCaaggcaaaggcagagaggaacagggagcaggcagaggttgcaggagctgaagcagaacagaaatgtgACTCAGTGCACTCAGATCAGCGTCATGGAGGCAAGACACAGGGACGGGATGTTCTACTGAGTTGAAATGCAGCACATCCAATAGCCAGGGTCCCCTTACAAAATGGTAAAGCCATGAGCTTGTAACTACAAAACAGCAAATGTACCACCATCATttaagaggagaaaggaagttATTTgtgagcccagctccagcagcacacaaGGCTTCAGAGCAGACTGGGGGAGACAGAACCATGAGGGAAATGCAGCTCAGTGTTACCAAAGTGATGTGCTGAAATTCTCTTTGATAAGGTAACATTTCTAGACAAAGGAATCATGGTACATCTTATCTGAGATTCAGGATGGATTTGATGTGGTGTCACATGGGAAATTTACGTAAGCTGAAAAGATAGGAATTAACTCAAAAATTATGAGAACATGGCAGTGCTGAAAGGGGGAATGGAGAGAGGTTACAGATAGAGTTCCTTCAGGACAGGCTTTGGGACTCACATTGTCTAGTACTTTAACAAGTCTGGTCTAAAGATGAGGCATATGCTGATAAAATTTGAGGCACTAATACAAAAGAGGATTGggataatgcaaaaaaaaaaaaaaaaaaaaaccaacgCCCCAAGAGAGTTTTGAGAGGCCACAAGAATGGGATGAATGCTAAGCACAAAATACAATGTTATGAAAACCAAGGATTTCTCTTACAAAATAAGAGTCACTAGGAGAGGGGATGGAAGTTCTGGGTTTATCATATCAATGACCACAAGGTGACACTATGGCCATCAGGTGGCaggaggctctgagcagcctttcAGCAAGCGCTACCTCTTCTATCTCCCCTACTGCTTTTCAGATGGAGCATGATTTATTTTAGACAGCATCAGTTACTCTGCAGTCTCTGCAGAAGCCTTATTGTGGACTGAAGCCTCTTGCAGATCCCCTGCTCTCACATGGAGCTGCATTCCCTGTGACCTATCCTGTACCCtgcctgggagcacagctgaaatcaaagtatttttgCCCTCAAGTTCAGTGAAGGCAAAGGCCTTTGCAGGTTTGCTAGGACCCCGACAGTGCAGGTCCCCTTCCTTTCTGCCCAGATAGGAGCAGCCCACAGCACTGGTGACCCCTCCCAGCCAGACTCAGTGTGATCTGACTTTGGACTGAATACAGAAGGACTGCTTAGCCTGGATAGAGAGACAGCTGAGAAAATGATCCAAAAGCAAtcctgtgaagaaaaagaagatcaAGTGTTCACTCTTTTCTAATACAAGAACAAAGGAACATCACATGGAAAGAACAGTAAGAGTTTCAAAAATAAGTCAAGGAACTACTTCACCTAGACTGCAACTGCCTTATGGAGCTGCAAGTCAGGGAAAATCATGGATGCCAGAAATTAACCAAAGGAAATAAAGCTGTGGAAGGctattaaataaatgcaaagtcCACTTCTAGCTCAGGATGGGTGTAAGCTACAGATTTTCAGATGCTGGGAGAGTATTTAGGAGAAGCATTACAAGCTTCTTGACCAGGTTGTGTTCTCATGCACACCTGCCCTTGGCCACTGCTGGATCAATCTAGACAGATTCCTGACCTTAGCCAACATAGCTGTTGTCCTGTTCCCAAGGACTCACCGTTTTTCCTGAATGAGAATCAAGAAACACAAGAACAAAGCAATCTGTGAACTTCTGGTTGAGCACAACCTGTCAGGAGAGTCACAGAGCACGTTAGAAAGGAGCCAGTAGAGAAtccaggacagggacacagggacagaggctgCATGTTGGCAATGGGCTGTGTCTTACCAGATACTGGGTGCCGGTTTCAGCATTGTGGAAGTGCCGGCAGCTCTGGGGAAAGCGGCTCAACAGCACCTTGATGAGGCTCTGGTACCAGGACACTGTCATGGTGAGGAAGCATTCCTGAAGGCATAGAAAAGGCCTGATCTTCAGCCTACCTCTAGCCATGGCACCAGCAGCCATAATGCTACAGCAGCTTTCAGACCACAAATCAGATGCAACCTTCACAGCCCACTGCGGATGCTGACCGAGGGCTGTTCACTCTCTATAGACAGCTCAATGCAgtttcccccttcccctgccagctAGGAGCTGTGTTCCTGCCTCTACCTTCCCaccaagcaggaagagatgTGCATTGCAGGCCCCTTCACCTGGCACCCCACTCCATCCccagagcagaacagcagctgctgtgctgtgcccccaTCCCCGCTGCTCACCAGCTGGGGATCGACATCTGCGATGGATTTCCCATGCACGGCATcgagcagctcctccagctccaccaGTGAGAGCTTGCCCAGCTTCAGCTTGTCAGAAGCCAGAGGCTCCAGAAGGAAAAGGCGCTTCCAGAGGTTGTCCCTGCGGCAGTGGCACTTGGCCAGCTGCAccatgctgctgagctgcttctgGGCTGAGGCCACCTCAGAGGCCAGCAAGGGGAAGAGTGGAGAGGTGTAGAAGAGCCCTGGCCCCAGTTTGACCTGCGTGCCCCCCGCATAGAACTCGCTGCTGTCCTCCACGTCCTGCCACATCTCCCGCTCTGCCGACGGCTGCCGGCCCAGGCTCGGCTCCGGCTCCGCTGCCTCCCAGGCCGCCCGGCCTACCAcaggctccagcacctcccGCTGCAAGCGCGGCAGCTTCTTGAAGCGGCGCATGTCGGCCGTGAGCCGTGGAAAGAGCTCCCGCTGGCTTGTCATGATGACGTAGAAACGCAGCCTGGGAGCAAGGAGACACCTgtgagctggggaagggctgctccCCTCTCAGCTGCACTGCAAATAAACCACAGGCCCTTCTGTCCCTGCCAGAAAGAATGCTTCTCTATCCAGGTTCTCACAATGATCCTCCCCAGACACCAACAACTCTGCCTGTGCTATTCCAGACAAAACAGTccctcccagagccctcctccccagccaggagGCTTTGCTGTCACTGGCCCCCAGTGCTCACCGGAGCATGCGTCTCTCTGCCTCGCTCTGCTCCTCAAATGGTGCAGCACTGTGGCAAACCAGGAGGGACACATCGAAGTCATCATGGTGACGCAGACCTTCAGAATCTTTGTAGGAGCCCGAGCTGGGATAAAAAAGCGTATCAGTATGAAGGAAGCCTCACTTTGTTCTCCCAGGGCTCCTGATCACAACAGAACTGTTGGACATGGGGAATTCCACACAGCAGGACTCCTCAGAAGTGCGATGGGAAATGTCAAATGCAGCTGCACACATACACACCACTATTGGCCATCTCAGAAGGACTGGCCAGAACTGCTGTCTGGCACTGTATAGAACAGTCAGCTTTGTTGGTACCTTagggcagtgtccccaggactGGCAAGTTGCAACCaatctccagcagctccaggaacttGCAGCAGATGCACTCACCTGTTCCAAATAGAGACCAGTGCATATTCattctgctctgtgcctggtgTTCCCTTCTTGCTGTCGTTGCCCGTGGCTGGTCGGGCCATGCGCAGGGGTTTCATGTGGTAGGTGTTGGCGTGGTCAGCAATGTAGTTGTACAGCTGGTGTGCAGTGATCATGTTGGTGGGAAGGGCCAGTGTGCCTAATGGAAAAATACATTGCTATCACAGGAGACACTCTGTGCCTCTTACCTGGGCAGAGCAGTGTCCTCCCACCTACTCCAGGAGACAGAGCAACAAACTGCCCTTTCCACAACAGGGCAACAAGGACTTTCCATGGAGCTCAGACACTCCCATCACCATCACCCTGTCATCTCCCTGAATACTCCAAAGGTCAggaaagtttatttgtaaaggACTTTTGCCAAGCTGTGCAGGTGATCAATCCCAGACTGAACATTTATTGACCTACATACCTTGGAAAACGTGATTACGGCCAAACTTGGGGATGTCAGAGTGATGGGCAATGAAATCCTCCAGGAAGCTGGTGAGATGGTAGCCTTGGCGGAGAGCCATGTGCGAGCCCAGCAGATACTGGTGGACTATGCGCAAGTGGAAGTCGTAGCTGAATGAATGCACGTGCATGAGGTCCCTCACCTTGTCACACTCCTCCGTGAAGAGCATAGACAGCTGTGGAGGGACACAGAGTCAAGGCAGGAGTGTTACCAGGCACCTCACACCCTCCTGCAAAGCCCTGCTGACAAGGCATGGCACAGCCagtgcagctgccccagcatcAGAGCAGGATGCAACCTCATAACACTGCCCTGTGCATGTGCAAACTTTCCAGGAAAGAAAGGCCAGCAAATCTGCAGACAAGGTCCTGGAAGGCTCTAAGCTTAGGAGAGACACTCCTGGCATATCTAAGATGCAGCCTTGCTACAGAGCTCCCTTGGAAAGGACAGTATGGTCATGCATGCCTCCTATCTCAgacagcctggggctggccagCCTCTACACAGACACCCAATACCCTTGGGAACAGGCAGGGGATACCCTGACCCTACaaaggggaagggagcaggcagCCCCAGAGTGTTATAGAGCAAGGCACAGAGGTATAAAGGAACCTTTCTGGTGCAGAAAGTAATATCCTCTAGCAAAGGGCAGGGATCATGTTCACAGATACCTGCTCCCATTCCACTTCCTTCTTGTTCCAAGGGAAGCAGAGAGCCACGCACTGACTTTCCTTGGAACAAGCATCTTTGCCAGAATTGCTCCTATTCTTCCCCAGTCTGCTCTGTCTTGCTCACCAAGCTAGGACAAGAGCCATCCTCTTGGCCAAACCTCCCACCCCCTTTTACTGCAATCCAGCTCTGCTCAAGCAGCACCATGGCGGGCACGTGGCTGCAGAAGGCTCTGTGaggctctgcttttccatgaggagggagcagaggtcTCCAGAAGTTGCCATGCCTGAAATGCCCACTACGTTCCAGAGATCACTCCTCCCCACGAAGCATCTCCTGACCCCGAGGAgcaccagctgtgcctgcaAAGCCATTACCTGAGAGTTCACGGACTGGCCCATGGGGATGCGCGAGCACTCCAGCGCGTATTGCTTCACACAGAAATAACAGCCCTGGAGGAGAGAGCAcgtgagcagagcacagcacagccttgggcccctccagggaaggagcacagcCCCCATACCTCACACCTGGCCTGGGGCCCAGACACTCTCGCCCCATGTTCTGTCTCACCTCTTGTCTGAACCAAGCCAGACCAGCTAACAtgtggctgagcacagagcacccTAACTGGTGCTGAGCTCTTCATTATCATTCCTCCAGGCAACTCTTactgctctgagccctgcagaaTCATCTCCAGCTGATCCCAATCTTGCAGGACCGTGGAAGAAGTGGGACAGGACAAATGAAGAATCACATGCCCCTGCAGCACTCCTCATCACTCCCTTTGTCACCTCTGAACACTATCCCTGAAGATACCCCAGAGATCATACTttgtttcttgttctttcttACCTGGAAGGCCAACTCCATGAGCACAATCCCACCTGGAAGAGCTCGCTGTAGATGGTAGGTGGCAACAGCAGGGCTTGTGCTCTGGGAAGAGAAGGACAAAGCTAAAGAGGTTCTCTGGCTCACAGGGGTGTGAAGCCGCCACAATGCTCTGTGGCAGAGGTGGAAAAAGAGAGGCCTCATCAGCTGAGCAATCTCActggagagaagagaggagatggCAGAGCTGACAGTGAAAAGAATCCTAACAAGCCTAATAAACAGCTTTTGAGAGAACACACCAGACACATCAATCCCTTCAACTACTGTTTGCTCAGGACAAGGCGTCTCTAGAGTGTGGGACACTGTGAGCTAAGGAACAATAGTGTCCATGGAACCTCACTCCCTGCTGTGGTGTTCCCAGACCATTGTGCCTGCCTGATACAGCAGCTATCAGAGACATCCTGTCTCAGTTCAGAGTTTAACTGCCAGCAAattcattttctccctcttaACTTGCTCAGCAGATTGCTCTCCTCTTGTTTTATCTGCAAGGTGTTGTCTTACCCGCAGTCCTGCACCAACATCAGCCAAAGGCAGGTGCCAATAAAGTGTGAGAAAAGGGTGAGTAAATGCTACATGCTCCCATCATCCCAGGGTGATTCCACAAGCCATGGGTAGTTTCTACTTAACCAGAGACTCCAATGGATTGCTCTCCCAGGTACTTACTTATTCAGTCTTGTAAGCTCATGTTCACAAAACTTTTTGTGTTCACAAAATCTGCTGCTCAAAGAAACGCTCTCCTTAGTTTCAAAACTGGCTCCAAATACTTTCATTTGGTGGCCTCTGGGTGTTACACTGAATAAGACAGGAAAGGGTCAATCCCTTTCCAGGTTAGTTGCAATATTGTAGAGCTCTGACTTGTTCCTCCCTAGCTGCCATTTTATACATGAGAAACCTCAGCCTGCTCTCACCAGTAGAGCCATTCCAGGCTTATCTTCTCTAACTTCTTTAACTTCTGCATTCATCTCACTCTAACTAAAGATCCTTCTACCCTAGAGTTGCCCTTAAGCATAGATGCTGAAGGTTCTCTGACAGGTAATACTTCAGAATCTCACCCAAAAGAAGCTATCCTTGCCCTAGGTCATCCTGTTCCTCTTCTGAGCCCTTCCAAGCTGTTACCAGTCTTTTGATTATTTGCCCTGGTTCCACCCAATGCCAGGAAAGGGCTCTGAGGCCTGTAGGAGGACATGCAGGAGGGCAAAGAGATCCCATCACATTCAAACTCTCAAAGATGGTGCTGGTCTAGACACGCTTTCTCTGCCCCCCCACCTCCTTTCTGCCTGAAACAGTTTCAAAAGCCAACCAGAACTGGCCCACTCCACAAACCTGACCTCCATCCCTGTTCCACTCTTGTAACAGAAATGCACTCACCTTTGGACTTCCCTCTGGTTTCGGCTTTGTGTAGGAAAAGGACCCTCTACCCTCCACTCCCATCGCTGCCAGAGCTCGGATCCGGCTTGTGCTACTGGAAatgagagcagggacagccttgAGCAGGGAGCCAAGCCCTATTGTGTcaaagcagggcacagctcagtgtGTTGGTTTTTCTCCAACACCAGAGTTCCCAGCACGTCACTGACCTGCGAGTGGTAGGTGATGGTGGCCGCACCTGGACCAGAATGAAGCCCATGCTCTGCAGGTACTGGATGTActgctgcaggaaggcattgcacatctcctgcagccagggctcctcCTTCACCTTGCAGGGCAGTGCATCTGCCGAGTCACAGCTGTGGCTGCGGTCCCTCCCTGAAGCTGTAGAGTCATTGGAGCGGTGGCGCTTCTGCAGGAGAAAGGAAGTTCCTGAGGAGAACTGCTATGACTGGCCCCAGCAGAGGACACCAGGTACACAGGCTGAGCAAAAGATAGATCTCTCTCTGCCAGAGAGCACTAACATCTGGTTGTCCAAGCACTGTCCCAGTGCATGCGCCAAAATGCAAGATCTAAGATTTACCCAGCCATGCACTGACCTAACAGCACTGCAATAACCTGCAGGAACCTGCTGCTTCCCCCAGAACATCTGCCTCCCCCAAAACAGCTTCCACAAAGTGTTAGTGGCTCACAACTGGCTCATGCAAAGCTCAGAGCTTCAGCTCCTATTACCATGGTAGGAGTCCAATGCCCTTATGAATCCTGCTGACATCTCAGGATTTCCTAGCAGTTCAGTAGCACTGAAAAGGAACAGTGTTTCCTTCTAAACACTCAGTTCTCCTTTTGATGTCTTGAATACTCCTTTTCTATGTGCTGAGAGAGACtaaggtttctttttttgatCTCTCTGCTTTAAGCCTGCAGTTCTGTTACATGTTTCTATCTGGCTTTCTGCCTATCTGCTCCACCAACCACAAGAGATGTCTCTTTACCTGGCATCTCTCCAGCTACTCTCTGACCTTGTCCAAGTCTCTCCAGTTCAGTGCCTTTGCCACAAAATGTTTGGTCTCACACTAACTGCCCAGATGAAGACATTAATACACaagtattttagaaatttattaGAATATTATCTATTATACTAACACCTCTTTCTGATGTACTCTAACCAATGTCTGCTGCACCCAGCTGTCCACAAATTGCAGAAACCACTGAGATGTGTGTTCTGTACAGGCTCTGCAGTGAGTGTACAATACAAGAGGGCTCAAATTTCTCTCCATATTGTGCTGTTTTACTGCAAACCAGGTCACAGCTCCCACAAAAGCTCTCATTTCACAGGCTACTCAGGTGCCTTTTAAGTTCTTtgcattctttttctgttctgacCAATCTGAACAGCTCTTCAGCACTGCAAAGCCGGGCAACTCATACGTCCCAATAAAAGACCTGGAGATACAGAAACCAATAGAGCACCTTGAAACCCCTGCTGCAAAGGCTCTTCAAATCCAATAACCAATTTCCATTTTGCTCTGTTCCAAAAACAAAGTGAAGTTTTCATTCTGTGATGATACTTTCCCTTTCACCTGTGAGTGTTCAATTTCTGTAGCAACTTCTGCTTAAAGACTGTCAAAATCCTTTTGATATTCTGATAAATTACAacagccttttctttccttctgacAGATGTACAGACTGTGAACAGCCAGTATGGGATCTGCACCGCTTAGTCTGTCAGGCTGCAACCTGCTCAGGATTCAGCTGGTTTGCCTTCAGTGGTTTCAGCTATTTGTTGGGTCCAGAAAAGGCTTACCAGGTCTGGCTGCTGAATGCATAAGGGAAGTTGTGCTTCCTTAACAGATCAGTACCAGACAGTGCCCATGATGGCTTCTCCAGACTCAGCCCTGAACTCCCTGGGTAGAAAAGGAAATCAGTCTTCTCCAGGGAtagtgcagctgcaggagaaaagcTTTGAGGACCCAAGGATTTTCTCAGTCTCCAA harbors:
- the HYI gene encoding putative hydroxypyruvate isomerase isoform X2; translated protein: MALPGAPGAAGATGSGGGRRVRSGGGGLAGGLPGPGAAGGGGEGAGADRAPQRPPRIHVMAGRVPLGTDRAAVAGEMETTFIENLKYTADLLSQEDMIGLLEPINNRITDPRYYLNTPHQAAAILEKVGRPNLKLQLDLFHCQIMDGNLSRNLETYFPLIGHIQIAQVPGRHEPDSPGEVNFPYIFELLESLGYTGYVGCEYAPTGDTLEGLGWLRSYWESRGLQHGGTSKAAK
- the HYI gene encoding putative hydroxypyruvate isomerase isoform X1 codes for the protein MALRFSANLSWLFPELPALPARLEAAAAAGFGAVEAAWPAGCPAQELRAAAERARVRIALLNAPPGDQEAGELGLAAVPGRQAAFRQGLEAAVHYARAVGCPRIHVMAGRVPLGTDRAAVAGEMETTFIENLKYTADLLSQEDMIGLLEPINNRITDPRYYLNTPHQAAAILEKVGRPNLKLQLDLFHCQIMDGNLSRNLETYFPLIGHIQIAQVPGRHEPDSPGEVNFPYIFELLESLGYTGYVGCEYAPTGDTLEGLGWLRSYWESRGLQHGGTSKAAK